From one Bacteroides fragilis NCTC 9343 genomic stretch:
- a CDS encoding THUMP-like domain-containing protein, with protein sequence MYLSPETILFIREHRNDDVHSLALQAKRYPQVDMSLAIVQIAGWQATVSKIPSWHATEGLLYPRHLSLEQCSSEVTALYKASLVHGEGLVDLTGGFGIDCAFLATQFKTVTYIERQEELCELAMHNFPLLGLKHIRVQNGDGVEYLQQMPAVDCIFLDPARRNEHGGKIVAISDCEPNVATLEKLLLEKGKQVMIKLSPMLDLSLAIRDMQHVSEAHIVSVNNECKELLLLLRPGDDSPEIPSAMSQPIVCINFANQEIQRFVFTRESEQATECSYTHEIGTYLYEPNASILKAGAFRSIASSFHLSKLHANSHLYTSNERIEKFPGRIFRITGYSSLNKKELKNILNGLDKANITTRNFPQSVAELRKRLKLTDGGDIYLFATTLNDERKIIIRCEKA encoded by the coding sequence ATGTATCTTTCTCCGGAAACCATCTTGTTTATCCGGGAGCATCGCAATGACGATGTACACTCCCTGGCATTACAAGCAAAGAGATATCCTCAAGTGGACATGTCTCTGGCTATCGTTCAGATAGCCGGATGGCAAGCTACCGTTTCTAAAATACCAAGTTGGCATGCAACAGAAGGACTTTTATATCCGCGCCATCTATCATTAGAGCAATGTTCATCGGAAGTTACCGCACTCTACAAAGCTTCACTGGTACATGGAGAAGGGTTAGTCGATCTGACCGGCGGATTCGGCATTGATTGTGCCTTTCTCGCTACTCAGTTCAAAACAGTCACCTACATAGAACGCCAGGAGGAACTTTGTGAACTTGCCATGCACAATTTCCCATTACTGGGGCTGAAACATATTCGGGTACAAAATGGCGACGGAGTGGAATATCTACAACAGATGCCGGCTGTAGACTGTATTTTCCTGGACCCGGCACGCCGCAATGAACATGGTGGAAAAATAGTAGCCATATCCGACTGTGAACCCAACGTAGCCACATTGGAAAAGTTACTACTCGAAAAGGGTAAGCAGGTAATGATTAAACTTTCACCCATGCTCGATCTTTCCTTGGCTATACGAGATATGCAGCACGTATCCGAAGCCCATATCGTCTCAGTCAACAACGAGTGCAAGGAGCTTCTGTTACTACTCCGGCCCGGTGATGATTCTCCGGAGATTCCATCTGCAATGTCTCAGCCCATCGTCTGCATCAATTTTGCAAACCAGGAAATACAACGTTTTGTTTTCACCCGCGAATCAGAACAAGCCACCGAGTGTTCATACACCCACGAAATAGGAACTTACCTGTATGAACCCAATGCCTCTATTCTCAAAGCCGGTGCTTTCCGCAGCATCGCTTCTTCGTTTCATCTGAGTAAACTTCACGCCAACAGCCATCTCTACACCTCAAACGAACGAATAGAAAAGTTTCCGGGACGCATCTTCCGGATAACCGGTTACTCGAGCCTCAACAAGAAAGAATTAAAAAATATTTTAAACGGATTAGATAAAGCGAATATCACCACCCGCAATTTTCCACAATCCGTAGCCGAATTACGGAAACGACTGAAACTAACCGACGGAGGTGATATCTATCTGTTTGCTACTACTTTGAACGATGAAAGAAAAATCATCATCCGGTGTGAGAAAGCATAA
- a CDS encoding DUF4945 domain-containing protein — translation MKRILYFFSVMLCILAVTGCQDRDIIDFKDGVSLPPVTDLKSSLTPDNDAVLEWKLPSAIPEEIQRPLSVYVQVYKGAVLEHQISLEGEPTSWEYTLKEPESKYRIVVKVQGMLKEKPYGQSDEIYSLGQTVSIN, via the coding sequence ATGAAAAGAATATTATACTTTTTTTCTGTGATGCTTTGTATACTTGCCGTCACAGGTTGCCAGGATCGCGATATCATTGATTTTAAAGATGGAGTTTCCTTACCTCCGGTGACCGATTTGAAATCGTCACTGACACCTGATAATGATGCGGTGTTGGAGTGGAAACTACCTTCAGCGATTCCGGAAGAGATACAACGTCCTTTATCCGTTTATGTTCAGGTTTACAAAGGGGCGGTGCTGGAGCATCAGATTTCTTTGGAAGGTGAACCTACTTCGTGGGAATATACACTGAAAGAACCTGAATCCAAATATAGGATTGTGGTTAAGGTCCAGGGGATGTTGAAAGAAAAGCCCTATGGACAATCAGATGAAATATATTCGTTGGGACAAACAGTTTCTATAAATTGA
- a CDS encoding RagB/SusD family nutrient uptake outer membrane protein encodes MKTFYSLFLSSALLLSLLVTSCADQLNINPKGVLADDLLLGKPEHIDDFVTPCYSLIPYLPWSEAHAWWMHGSIRSDDAYKGGSGVSDQSAWHDMEVFSSVTANVGNNDGPWFKGYVAISRYNLALYALSKVTDENYPLKGVRTGEVKFLRGATYFFMKTLWRYIPWVDEENGRTVEDVTNISNRPNGTDDTYLWEHIVADLEEAVRLLPEKQEEIGRINKNAARAMAAKALLFMAYKQDARHQVVEVDKKILERALVYINEITDQEGGNVGLCEDFAENFLPEYDNATKEAIWEIQYSINDGTSSGGNTNNGAELNAPSWEPYFPCCDFHKMSFNMANAFRTGTDGLPLFDTFNDAEMKGRYKEYFDENSFDPRLSHTAAIPGYPYKYNPDLLYEEKASRSPGDYGYLKSVKELVPAGCDCIIVNRNSMNVKQIRYAEVLLWKAEILIQLDRHKEARPIINKLRERANNSRIRLLMADGTPYMNYKVSLYTDEAAWTKDYAWKALMFENRLETACEGRRFFDLQRWGILEPTMNAYFQKEKTRFSWMNNAVFVAGRDEYKPIPQQQMNWAKGNYIQNPGY; translated from the coding sequence ATGAAAACCTTTTATAGTTTATTTCTGTCATCAGCCCTTTTGCTTTCCTTATTGGTGACGAGCTGTGCCGACCAATTGAATATTAACCCTAAAGGGGTGCTGGCTGATGATTTATTATTAGGAAAGCCCGAACATATTGATGATTTTGTGACTCCGTGCTATTCGCTGATTCCTTATCTGCCCTGGTCGGAAGCTCATGCATGGTGGATGCATGGTTCTATCCGATCGGATGATGCTTACAAAGGCGGATCGGGTGTAAGTGACCAGTCGGCCTGGCACGATATGGAAGTTTTCTCTTCTGTAACTGCCAATGTAGGGAACAATGACGGACCTTGGTTCAAAGGATATGTAGCGATATCCAGATACAACCTAGCACTCTATGCCTTGTCTAAAGTTACTGATGAAAACTATCCGTTGAAAGGTGTACGTACCGGTGAGGTGAAATTCTTGCGCGGAGCTACCTATTTCTTTATGAAGACTCTGTGGAGATACATTCCTTGGGTGGATGAAGAGAACGGAAGAACGGTGGAAGATGTGACTAATATTTCGAACCGCCCCAATGGTACTGATGATACATATTTGTGGGAACACATTGTTGCCGATTTGGAAGAGGCTGTCAGACTGTTGCCTGAAAAACAAGAGGAGATAGGTCGTATCAACAAGAATGCCGCACGTGCAATGGCTGCCAAAGCTTTATTGTTCATGGCGTACAAGCAGGATGCAAGACATCAGGTAGTCGAAGTGGATAAGAAGATTCTGGAACGTGCCTTGGTTTATATCAACGAGATCACTGATCAAGAAGGTGGAAACGTAGGCTTGTGTGAAGATTTTGCCGAAAATTTCTTGCCGGAATATGATAATGCTACCAAAGAAGCAATTTGGGAAATCCAGTATTCTATCAACGACGGAACATCAAGCGGAGGAAATACAAACAATGGTGCAGAATTGAATGCTCCTTCCTGGGAACCTTATTTCCCATGTTGTGACTTCCATAAGATGAGCTTTAATATGGCAAATGCCTTCAGAACCGGTACAGACGGATTGCCTTTGTTCGATACGTTTAACGATGCGGAAATGAAAGGAAGATACAAAGAGTATTTCGATGAAAATAGCTTTGACCCTCGTTTGAGTCATACGGCGGCTATCCCGGGATATCCTTATAAATATAATCCGGATTTGCTGTACGAGGAAAAGGCTTCCAGAAGCCCTGGTGATTATGGTTATTTGAAATCTGTTAAAGAGTTGGTTCCTGCCGGTTGCGATTGTATCATTGTAAACCGTAATTCGATGAATGTGAAGCAAATTCGTTATGCTGAAGTCTTGTTGTGGAAAGCTGAGATCCTGATTCAGTTGGATCGTCACAAAGAAGCTCGTCCTATCATTAATAAGCTGCGCGAACGTGCTAATAACAGTAGAATTCGCTTGTTGATGGCAGATGGTACTCCTTACATGAATTATAAGGTCAGCTTGTATACCGATGAGGCTGCTTGGACCAAAGACTATGCATGGAAAGCATTGATGTTTGAGAATCGTCTTGAAACAGCATGTGAGGGAAGACGCTTCTTCGATCTGCAAAGATGGGGAATCCTGGAGCCTACGATGAATGCTTACTTCCAAAAAGAGAAAACCCGTTTCTCTTGGATGAATAATGCTGTCTTTGTTGCGGGAAGAGATGAATATAAACCTATTCCTCAGCAACAGATGAACTGGGCGAAAGGAAATTATATACAGAATCCGGGTTACTAA
- a CDS encoding SusC/RagA family TonB-linked outer membrane protein, with protein MKHERPCLVASGSDWLQEVLRRLLVWVVVLSSGTLMAYAGNLDISQTKVITGTVTEKETGDPLIGVNVSVKGTSKGTITNLNGQYSVDVNSDKDILVFSFIGKATQEKAVKGLSQIDVVMADDATMLGEVVIQTGYMTQRKADLTGSVAMANTSDLAQNPSTNALKSLQGKLPGVFITTDGSPGGNASIQIRGLTSLNAQPNPLIVLDGLAGDYNLRDINPANIESIQVLKDAASASIYGSRAAGGVIIIETKKGKKGESKISYEGRVQFSKWVNKPDLLNTDEYGRAIWQAYANDDKLGEIKQSVRFFDYDWSYDSNGYPVLNSVKPVEWLNTAQTMRSADTNWIDEISRTGVSQNHQISVSSGTDKSRTFFNLGYENTEGIQIETFWKKYSARLNSEYDLLNGRLKVGENLELNYMNYREANHTQLAANEPPIIPVYTETGGWGGASLDVGMDDYRNPVKDLILGKDNVNKFLKVIGNTYADLMIIKGLNLRTSFGVDYRGSYYRAVDKKWSEADGSGRDEKFNYVRNDQTHFLEYQWTNQINYNGQFGKHSIGAVVGMEFTKAESEAFYARKDGLTLEDRDYAFLSSATGDKITEATGSGDAYALLSYFGKFNYSYASKYLASATLRYDGSSKFGADNRWAVFPAFSLGWRIKNEPFLENVDFLSDLKLRFSWGRNGNSAIHSGYLQSSYVADYNGTSYAMNGQESGSLQSGFRKYLTGNSTLKWETVTQTNYGIDFGFFNQSLVGTIDYFYKKTTDMLYLPPYIGAFGEGGDTYVNGPSMENRGVEILLTYRNSLPSGFNYSITGNIATFKNKITELPDNVRSVYGGNGMLDDIIGRPRNSIYGYVADGIFKTQEEVDNSPQQAGKGLGRIRYKDLDGDGRITQDYDRTWIGVSDPDFTYGLNLQASYKNVDLALFFQGVHGGDVWDSWIEYSDFWNIQDVNNTNHLKGVFNAWSPQNPDSNIPALSTRNTNDEKRTSTYFLKDGSYLKLRTIELGYTFPESMVKKAMISRLRAYVSANNVFTIKKWWDSNRFSGPDPEIRDFGYVIPFTATVGVNITF; from the coding sequence ATGAAACATGAAAGACCTTGCCTTGTGGCCTCCGGAAGTGACTGGCTGCAAGAAGTGTTGAGAAGGCTTTTGGTCTGGGTGGTTGTCTTGTCCTCGGGGACATTGATGGCATACGCGGGCAATCTGGATATCAGCCAGACGAAAGTCATTACGGGTACGGTGACCGAAAAGGAAACAGGTGATCCGTTAATTGGAGTAAACGTTTCGGTAAAAGGTACTTCGAAGGGTACGATTACAAATTTGAATGGCCAGTATTCGGTCGATGTGAATTCCGATAAAGATATTCTGGTATTCTCGTTTATCGGAAAGGCTACACAGGAGAAAGCAGTGAAAGGATTGAGTCAGATTGATGTGGTGATGGCCGATGATGCCACGATGTTGGGCGAAGTAGTGATCCAGACCGGTTATATGACACAGCGTAAAGCTGATCTTACCGGTTCGGTTGCTATGGCCAACACTTCGGATTTGGCTCAGAATCCTTCGACTAATGCATTGAAGTCTTTACAGGGAAAATTGCCGGGTGTATTTATTACTACAGATGGTAGCCCTGGGGGAAATGCTTCGATACAGATTCGCGGACTTACGTCACTGAATGCGCAGCCTAACCCGCTGATCGTACTTGACGGATTGGCAGGAGACTATAACCTGCGTGATATCAACCCAGCGAATATTGAATCGATTCAGGTGCTGAAAGATGCGGCTTCGGCCAGTATTTATGGTTCGAGAGCTGCCGGTGGTGTGATTATCATCGAAACAAAGAAGGGTAAAAAGGGTGAATCGAAGATTAGTTACGAAGGTCGTGTACAGTTCTCTAAATGGGTTAATAAACCCGACCTGTTGAATACCGATGAGTATGGACGTGCCATCTGGCAAGCGTATGCAAACGACGATAAACTTGGTGAAATCAAGCAAAGTGTCCGTTTCTTCGATTATGACTGGAGTTATGACAGCAACGGTTATCCGGTACTTAATTCCGTGAAACCGGTGGAATGGCTGAATACAGCTCAGACTATGCGCTCAGCCGATACTAACTGGATCGATGAAATATCTCGTACCGGAGTATCGCAGAACCATCAGATTTCAGTATCGAGTGGTACTGATAAATCACGTACTTTCTTCAACCTGGGTTATGAAAACACAGAAGGTATTCAGATTGAAACTTTCTGGAAAAAATATTCGGCTCGTTTGAACTCGGAGTATGACTTATTGAATGGTCGTTTGAAAGTAGGTGAAAACCTGGAGTTGAACTATATGAATTATCGTGAAGCCAACCATACACAGCTTGCTGCAAATGAACCCCCTATCATTCCTGTATATACCGAAACCGGTGGTTGGGGTGGTGCTTCTCTCGATGTGGGTATGGATGACTATCGTAATCCGGTGAAGGACCTTATTCTGGGGAAAGACAATGTCAATAAGTTCCTGAAGGTAATTGGTAATACGTATGCCGATTTGATGATTATCAAAGGTTTGAACCTGAGAACATCATTCGGTGTAGATTATCGTGGTTCATATTATCGTGCAGTCGATAAAAAATGGAGTGAAGCAGACGGTTCGGGCCGTGATGAAAAGTTCAACTATGTCCGCAACGATCAGACTCATTTCCTGGAATACCAGTGGACCAACCAGATCAACTATAACGGGCAATTCGGAAAACACTCGATAGGAGCTGTAGTCGGAATGGAATTTACGAAAGCTGAAAGTGAAGCATTCTATGCACGTAAAGACGGTTTGACTCTGGAAGACAGAGACTATGCTTTTTTAAGTTCGGCTACTGGTGACAAGATTACAGAGGCTACCGGTTCGGGTGATGCTTATGCTCTGTTGTCATACTTCGGTAAGTTCAACTATTCGTATGCTTCCAAATATCTGGCATCGGCAACATTACGTTATGATGGTTCTTCCAAGTTCGGTGCTGATAACCGTTGGGCAGTCTTCCCGGCATTTTCTTTGGGATGGAGAATTAAGAATGAACCGTTCCTTGAGAATGTAGATTTTCTTTCGGACCTGAAGCTGAGATTCAGTTGGGGACGTAATGGTAACTCGGCCATTCATAGCGGATACCTGCAAAGTAGTTATGTAGCCGATTATAACGGAACTTCTTATGCTATGAACGGACAGGAAAGCGGTTCTCTACAGTCTGGTTTCCGTAAATATCTCACCGGTAATTCGACATTGAAATGGGAAACTGTAACACAGACCAACTACGGTATCGATTTTGGTTTCTTCAACCAGAGCCTGGTCGGAACAATCGATTACTTTTATAAGAAGACAACCGATATGCTTTATTTGCCCCCTTATATCGGTGCATTCGGTGAAGGTGGAGATACTTATGTGAATGGTCCGAGTATGGAAAACCGTGGAGTTGAAATCTTGCTGACATACCGGAACAGTCTTCCATCGGGATTTAATTATAGCATTACGGGAAACATCGCGACTTTCAAGAATAAGATTACTGAATTGCCGGACAATGTGAGAAGTGTATATGGTGGAAACGGTATGTTGGATGATATCATCGGACGCCCCCGTAACTCTATATACGGATACGTGGCAGACGGAATCTTCAAGACACAGGAAGAGGTGGACAATTCACCGCAGCAGGCAGGAAAAGGTTTGGGACGCATTCGCTATAAAGACCTTGACGGAGACGGACGTATCACTCAGGACTACGACCGTACATGGATTGGTGTCAGTGACCCGGACTTTACTTATGGTTTGAATCTTCAGGCTTCGTATAAGAATGTAGACTTAGCTCTCTTCTTCCAGGGTGTGCATGGCGGAGATGTTTGGGATTCATGGATTGAATACAGTGACTTCTGGAACATTCAGGATGTGAATAATACCAACCACTTGAAAGGTGTATTTAATGCTTGGTCTCCTCAGAATCCGGACTCTAACATTCCGGCTCTGTCTACTCGTAACACCAATGATGAAAAGCGTACGTCTACGTATTTCCTCAAAGACGGTTCGTACTTGAAGTTGAGAACGATAGAGCTGGGATACACTTTCCCGGAAAGTATGGTGAAGAAAGCAATGATCAGCCGCTTGCGTGCCTATGTTTCGGCTAACAATGTATTCACTATCAAGAAATGGTGGGATAGCAATCGTTTCTCAGGTCCCGATCCTGAAATCCGCGACTTTGGCTATGTCATTCCATTTACCGCTACAGTCGGAGTTAATATAACCTTTTAA
- a CDS encoding glycoside hydrolase family 172 protein, with the protein MKQSKRNLWWSVCAGLLFCSWGCSSQVSDKPVTLETLLDEMVSVEEQALYPVPSYTCRQESSYDRASVSPDSAGWFANSDGFGIKRVDTVAGRIEKVMFDEVGPGAITRIWITTIDKRGTWRFYFDGSDQPGWIIPAYDLMRINVPGLGKGMLQAHTSYTPEGKGGNTLFLPIPYARGCKVTFEDEPGVNPTPKYYHINFRKYPEGTQVETFSKEVVERAAQKIAEVDNRLLQPVAGRKGEILREEKSILPSDSLVIPLPAGENAVYEVKFNIRIDNPEQYAQLMRELVFSAGFDGKQTVWVPLSDFSGGGMGAPKVDSWYLTSDGKGNISSRWLMPYQKDGVLKVLNLSSRSVAATMEVNVAPLKWNKDRSLYFYASWRQENGIYIHDKPEEADQCVEWNFATLKGRGVYKGDLLSLYNHAPLWYGEGDEKIWVDDDTFPSHFGTGTEDYYNSSWAPVVPFYTPFGGAPRADLESSHGYNAFYRTRHLDGIPFNKSFKFDIEMLGWKRGEADYATTIYWYGDPEAQVFGTSGIEEARRQLLPAVEASAD; encoded by the coding sequence ATGAAACAAAGTAAAAGAAATCTATGGTGGTCCGTCTGTGCAGGACTCTTGTTCTGCTCGTGGGGATGTAGTTCCCAGGTGTCGGATAAGCCGGTAACGCTGGAAACGTTGTTGGACGAAATGGTATCGGTGGAGGAACAGGCGCTGTATCCGGTTCCCTCTTATACCTGTCGTCAGGAAAGTAGCTACGACCGTGCATCAGTATCACCCGATTCTGCCGGTTGGTTTGCCAATAGTGACGGGTTTGGAATCAAACGGGTAGATACGGTGGCAGGCCGCATTGAGAAAGTGATGTTCGACGAAGTCGGACCTGGAGCGATCACTCGTATCTGGATTACTACCATTGACAAGCGGGGTACATGGCGGTTTTATTTTGATGGTTCTGATCAACCGGGCTGGATCATTCCGGCTTATGACCTGATGCGGATCAATGTACCCGGATTGGGAAAGGGAATGTTACAGGCACACACCAGCTATACGCCCGAAGGTAAAGGAGGAAATACCTTGTTCCTGCCTATCCCTTATGCCCGTGGGTGTAAAGTGACATTCGAAGACGAGCCGGGAGTGAATCCGACTCCCAAGTATTATCACATCAACTTCCGTAAATATCCCGAAGGCACACAGGTAGAGACTTTTTCTAAGGAGGTAGTGGAGAGAGCGGCACAGAAGATTGCCGAAGTAGACAACCGTCTTCTTCAGCCGGTAGCCGGCCGTAAAGGTGAGATCCTCCGGGAGGAGAAGAGTATTCTTCCTTCCGATTCATTGGTCATCCCTCTGCCTGCAGGCGAAAATGCGGTATACGAAGTGAAGTTCAATATTCGTATCGATAATCCTGAACAATATGCCCAGTTGATGCGGGAATTGGTGTTCAGTGCCGGGTTTGACGGAAAGCAGACCGTATGGGTACCGTTGAGTGACTTCTCCGGAGGTGGTATGGGTGCCCCCAAGGTAGATAGCTGGTATCTGACATCCGATGGAAAAGGAAATATCTCCAGTCGTTGGTTGATGCCTTATCAAAAAGATGGTGTGCTGAAAGTGCTTAACCTCTCTTCCCGGTCGGTTGCTGCTACAATGGAGGTGAATGTAGCTCCATTAAAGTGGAATAAAGATCGTTCGTTGTATTTCTATGCTTCATGGAGACAGGAAAATGGTATCTATATCCACGATAAACCTGAAGAGGCCGACCAATGTGTAGAATGGAACTTTGCTACCCTGAAAGGTAGAGGTGTCTACAAAGGCGATTTACTTTCACTTTATAATCATGCCCCGTTGTGGTATGGTGAAGGTGATGAAAAGATTTGGGTGGACGACGATACTTTCCCATCACATTTCGGTACAGGCACAGAAGATTACTACAATAGTTCATGGGCACCGGTAGTGCCTTTCTATACTCCATTTGGAGGAGCCCCGAGAGCCGATTTGGAAAGCTCTCACGGTTATAATGCTTTCTATCGCACCCGCCATCTGGATGGTATTCCTTTCAATAAGAGCTTTAAGTTCGATATTGAAATGCTGGGATGGAAACGAGGTGAGGCCGATTATGCCACTACTATTTATTGGTATGGCGATCCGGAGGCACAGGTATTTGGAACTTCAGGTATTGAAGAAGCCCGCCGGCAGTTGCTGCCTGCTGTTGAGGCTTCGGCAGACTGA
- a CDS encoding sugar porter family MFS transporter, producing the protein MNRENKPLFLYTFITVFGGLIVGLNMAGISGAVPFLQEQFMLDDMALGLVVSILTVGCLCGALLGGGFSDRYGRQKVMFSSAVFFIVSSLGCALSGNLVSLLVFRLICGLGIGVISAVAPIYISEISPARLRGTLVSYNQLAIVIGILIAYIVDYILLDYERNWRLMLGFPFFFSVAYLLLLGILPESPRWLSARGKAGRARQVASKLNLEAGEMTVSDTNTQEGRDRIKVTELFKGNLAKVVFIGSILAALQQITGINVIINYAPSIFEMTGVAGDIALVQSILVGVVNLLFTLIAVWLVDKVGRKILLLCGSLGMGISLLYLVYTFVVPAANGIGALIAVLCYIGFFAASLAPLMWVVTSEIYPSRIRGTAMSLSTGISWLCTFLTVQFFPWILNNLGGSVAFGIFAIFSIAAFAFILFCVPETKGKSLEAIEKELGVDKEAEENVKEEHAFSKI; encoded by the coding sequence ATGAACAGAGAGAACAAACCTTTATTCCTATATACTTTTATCACCGTTTTTGGTGGATTGATTGTAGGGTTAAATATGGCAGGTATTTCCGGAGCCGTTCCTTTTTTACAGGAACAATTTATGTTGGATGATATGGCTTTGGGATTGGTGGTAAGTATTCTGACCGTAGGTTGCCTTTGCGGTGCTTTGCTGGGAGGAGGTTTTAGCGACCGTTATGGCAGACAGAAAGTCATGTTCTCGTCAGCTGTCTTTTTTATTGTTTCTTCTTTGGGCTGCGCATTATCCGGTAATTTGGTTTCACTGCTGGTTTTTCGCCTGATATGCGGGCTGGGTATCGGAGTGATCTCTGCCGTAGCACCTATTTATATATCTGAAATATCTCCTGCCCGGCTGAGGGGAACACTGGTTTCCTACAATCAGTTGGCTATTGTGATAGGAATTCTAATTGCTTACATTGTAGATTATATATTGCTGGACTATGAGCGGAACTGGCGCCTGATGTTGGGATTCCCGTTCTTCTTTAGTGTGGCCTATCTGTTGTTATTGGGTATATTGCCTGAGAGCCCACGTTGGCTTTCGGCTCGTGGAAAAGCAGGTAGAGCCAGGCAGGTGGCCAGTAAACTGAACCTGGAAGCCGGTGAGATGACCGTGTCCGACACAAACACACAAGAAGGTAGAGATAGGATAAAGGTAACTGAATTGTTTAAGGGTAACTTGGCTAAAGTGGTTTTCATAGGTTCTATACTGGCCGCCTTACAGCAAATCACGGGTATTAACGTCATCATCAATTATGCACCTTCCATCTTCGAGATGACAGGTGTTGCCGGGGATATTGCCCTTGTGCAATCTATCCTGGTGGGAGTGGTGAATCTGCTGTTTACCCTGATTGCTGTGTGGCTGGTCGATAAAGTAGGGCGTAAGATTCTGCTTCTTTGCGGAAGTCTGGGGATGGGCATCTCATTGCTGTACCTGGTTTACACTTTCGTAGTTCCGGCAGCCAATGGTATCGGTGCCTTAATAGCCGTGTTATGCTATATCGGATTCTTTGCCGCTTCACTGGCACCTTTGATGTGGGTGGTGACTTCCGAGATTTACCCTTCTCGTATTCGTGGAACAGCTATGTCACTCTCCACCGGAATCAGCTGGTTATGTACTTTTCTCACCGTTCAGTTTTTCCCCTGGATACTGAATAACTTGGGCGGATCGGTTGCTTTCGGAATCTTTGCCATTTTCAGCATTGCTGCATTCGCATTCATTTTGTTTTGTGTGCCCGAGACCAAGGGCAAGTCACTGGAGGCAATAGAAAAAGAGCTGGGAGTGGATAAAGAGGCTGAGGAGAATGTGAAAGAAGAACATGCTTTCTCGAAAATATAA